TCCTGGGGGCGCTTGGAGATGCCGCCGCCCACGATGAACAGGTCGGGGTAGAAGATGCGCTCCACGTAGGAGAAGTAGCGCTGCAGCCGCTCGGCGTACTCGGGCCAGTCCAGGCCGTCGCGCTCCCGGGCGGCGGCCGAGGCGCGCTGTTCGGCGATCGCCCCGTCCAGCTCGATGGTGCCCAGCTCCAGGTTGGGGACGAGCTCGCCGTCGCGGAACAGGCCGGCACCGATCCCGGTGCCCAGCGTGATGACCAGGACGGTGCCCGAGACGCCCCGGCCGGCCCCGAAGCGCACCTCGGCCAGCCCGGCGGCGTCCGCGTCGTTGAGGGTGGTCACGGGGCGCCCGAGGTGCTCGGAGAACAGGGCGTCCACGTCCGTGCCGATCCACGAGGGGTCGATGTTGGTGGCCGTGCGGCAGGTCCCGCCCTGGATCACCGCCGGGAAGCACACGCCCACCGGCAGGGTGGCCGGCGGGGCCTCCGGCCGGGCGTCGAGCTCGGCCGTGATCTCGGCGAGCACCCCGGCGACGGCCCCCGGGACGGCCGGCTGCGGCGTGGGGATGCGGAAGCGCTTGCCCACGAGCTGCCCCGTGCCCGGGCCCTCGCCGAGCTGGACCACTCCTCCCTTCATGCCGGTGCCGCCGATGTCGATCCCGAGGGCGGTGTGCAGGCCGGTGGCCGGGTCGGTCGTCGTGCTCGCCATGGAAAGCTCCAAACGGTCGGGGAACGGGCGTCGGGGGTGGGTCAGGGGAGGGTCAGGATGTCCGCGCCGTCGTCGGTGACGACGAGCGTGTGCTCGAACTGGGCGGTGCGCCTGCGGTCCCGGGTGACGACCGTCCAGCCGTCGTCCCACTGGTCCCACGCGATCCCGCCGAGGGTGATCATCGGCTCGATGGTGAACACCATGCCCGGCACCATGAGCCGGTCGTGCGCCGGGGCGGCGTCGTAGTGGGGGATGACCAGCCCGGAGTGGAACTCCCGGCCCACGCCGTGGCCGATGAAGTCGCGGACCACGCCGTAGCCGAAGCGCTTGGCGTAGGACTCGATCGCCCGGCCGATGACGTTGATCTCGCGGCCGGGCTTGACGGCCTTGATGCCGCGCATCATGGCCTCGTGGGTGCGCTCCACGAGCAGCGCGGACTCCTCGTCCACGGTGCCGACGGTGAAGGTCATGTTGTGGTCCCCGTGGAAGCCGTCCAGGTAGGCTGTGATGTCCAGGTTGACGATGTCCCCGTCCTCGAGCACCGTGTCGTCCGGGATGCCGTGGCAGATGACCTCGTTGAGCGAGGTGCAGATCGACTTGGGGAAGCCCTTGTAGCCCAGGCACGAGGGGTAGGCGCCGTGGCCCACCAGGTACTCGTGGGCCACGCGGTCCAGCTCGGCGGTGGTGACCCCGGGCGCGATGTGCCGGGCGGCCTCCTGCATGGCCCGGGCGGCGAGGCGGCCGGCGGCCCGGATGCCCTCGATGCCCTCCGCGTCGTACACGTCCGAGCCGCGGCCCTCGTCGGCGGTGGCCCGCCCAACGTACTCCGGGCGCGGGATGTGCGCGGGGACGGGCAGCCCGGGCCCGACGACGCCGGGGGTCAGGGCGCCCAGCGGCGCCCGGGAGCCGGGCAGGCCGGCGGCGGGCCCCTCGGGGGCCGGGCCGTTGTGGCTCCGGGCGGGGGTGGTGGCGGTGGGTGCGGACGTGGCGGGGCCTTCGGACATGGTTCGATCCTATCGCCGACGGCCCGGGCGGGGGCCGCACCGGCCGGGGGACCGCCGTCGCGGCGGTGCCGGCCGGGCCCGCACCGTCCTAGGCTGGGGACATGAGCGAATACTGGTACAACGTCGTGACCAAGACCGTCGAGGAGGGTCCCCAGTCGGACTGGTCCCGGCTGCTGGGCCCCTACGCCACGCGGGCCGAGGCCGAGCAGGCCCTGGCCAAGGTCCAGGCCAACAACGAGCGCTGGGACGAGCGCGAGGCCGAGGACGCGAAGTGGGACAACGACCCCGGCAACGACGCCGACTGAGGCTGCCGGGGCTCAGGCCCCGAAGCCGTGCTCGGGGGCGGGGAAGGTGCCCTCGAGGACCTCGCGCCGGTAGTCCTGCACGGCGCCGGTGACGACCGAGCGCAGGTCCGCGTACTGCTTGACGAAGCGCGGCATCCGTCCGGAGCGCAGGCCCAGCATGTCCTGCCACACGAGGACCTGCCCGGTGGTCCCGGGCCCCGCCCCGATCCCCACGGTGGGGATGCGCAGGGCCTCGTCCACCCGGCGGGCCACGTCGCCGGGGACCATCTCCATGAGCAGGGCGAACGCGCCGGCGTCCTGGAGGGTGGTCGCCTCGCGGATCATGGCCTCGGCCGCCCCCTCCCCGCGGCCCTGGACCCGGTAGCCGCCGAGGACGTTCTCGGACTGCGGGGTGAAGCCGGTGTGGGCCATCACCGGCACGCCGGCGTCCGTCATGAGCGCGATGTGCTCGGCGTAGCGGACGCCGCCCTCGATCTTCACCCCGTGGACGCCGGTCTCCTTCACGAGCCGGATGGCGTTCTCGGCCGCCTGCTGGGGGGAGAGCTCGTAGGAGCCGAAGGGCATGTCGCACAGCACCATGGCCCGCCGGGCGCCGCGGACCACCGAGCCGGCGTAGACGGCCAGCTGCTCGAGGGTGATGGGCAGGGTGGTCGGCAGGCCCATCATGGTGTTGGCCGCGGAGTCGCCCACGAGCAGGACCTCCACGCCCGCCTCGTCGAACACCTGCGCCATCTGGAAGTCGTACGTGGTGAGCATGGCGAACCGGCGGCCCTCGTCCTTGGCCTGCTGCAGGTGGACGGTCCGGTACCGGGAGGGGGTCGGGGCGGCGTAGGGTGCGGTCTCGTTCTCAGCCATGACCGCAGTCTAGTGTCGGGGCCGGGCGGGCCCGGGCGGCCCCCGCTACAGTGGTCCCATCGTCCCGATCCGACAGGAGGCAGCCACACGAGATGGATCGCCAACAGGAGTTTGTGCTCAGGACCATCGAGGACCGGGACGTGCGGTTCGTCCGGCTGTGGTTCACGGACGTCACCGGGACGCTGAAGTCCGTCGCGCTGGCCCCGGCCGAGGTCGAGGGGGCGTTCGCTGAGGGGCTGGGGTTCGACGGCTCCTCGATCGACGGCTACACGCGCATCTTCGAGTCGGACATGCTCCTGCAGCCGGACCCGGCCACGTTCCAGATCCTGCCGTGGCGCGGCGAGGAGGAGCCGACGTCCCGCATGTTCTGCGACGTGCTCACCCCGGACGGCGAGCCCTCGGCGGCGGACCCGCGCAACGTGCTGCGCCGCCAGCTGGCCCGCGCCGCGGACATGGGCTTCACCTTCTACACGCACCCGGAGATCGAGTTCTACCTGCTGGAGTCCAAGGAGCCGGGCCCGGACGGCCAGCCGGTGCCCGTGGACCAGGCCGGCTACTTCGACCACGAGCCCGGCGGGGTGGCCACGGACTTCCGGCGCCACGCGGTGAACATGCTCGAGTCGATCGGCATCTCGGTGGAGTTCAGCCACCACGAGTCCGGCCCGGGCCAGAACGAGATCGACCTGCGCTACGCGGACGCCCTGCAGACGGCGGACAACATCATGACGTTCCGCACGGTGATCAAGGAGGTCGCGCAGCTGCAGGGCAACTACGCGACCTTCATGCCCAAGCCCTTCGGCGACCACGCCGGCTCGGGCATGCACACGCACTTCTCCCTGTTCGAGGGCGACTCCAACGCGTTCTTCGAGCCCAGCGCGGAGTTCCACCTGTCCACCACCGCCCGCCGGTTCATCGCCGGGCTGCTGCGCCACAGCGTGGAGATCACCGCGATCACCAACCAGTTCGTCAACTCCTACAAGCGCCTGTGGGGCGGCGGGGAGGCCCCCGCCTACGTCTCCTGGGGGCACAACAACCGCTCCGCGCTGGTGCGCGTGCCGCTGTACAAGCCGGACAAGGCCGGCTCCGCCCGCGTGGAGTACCGCGGCATCGACGCCTCCGCCAACCCGTACCTGACCTACGCCGTGCTGCTGGCGGCCGGGCTCAAGGGGATCGAGGAGGAGTACGACCTGCCCGAGGCCGCCGCCGAGGACGTCAACGCCCTGACCGCCACCGAGCGGCGGGCCCTGGGCCACGAGCCGCTGCCGGGGACGCTGCACGACGCGGTGCGGATCATGGAGGACTCCGAGTTCGTGGCCGGCGTGCTGGGCGAGCAGGTGTTCGAGAACTTCCTGCGCAACAAGCGCCAGGAGTGGGACGAGTACCGGGTCAAGGTCACGCCCTACGAGCTCCAGCGGTACCTCGGCATCCTCTAAGGGGAGGCGAGCGTGCCCGAGATGAGTCCCTCCCGTCCCGGCCCGCTGGGCGCCGCGCGCGGGGCCGCCCCGCCGGACCGGTCGCCCGCCGAGGCGGACGGCTTCGCCCGCGGCACGCTCATCGCCACCGGCTTCACGGACCTGGACCGGGTCCGTGGCCTGCTGGGTGCACGGGAGCTGGCCGGGCTGGACCGCGAGGCGCTCGTGCGGGTGCTGGCCGACGCCCCGGACCCGGACCAGGCGCTGCTGCTGTTCGTGCGCCTGCTCGAGCGCGCGCCCGCCGCGGCGGCGGTGCTGCAGGACGCGGACCGCGCCCTGGCGATGGCCCGGCTGCTGGGCTCCTCCGAGGCGCTCGGCGAGTTCCTCGTCCGCCGCCCCGACCACGTGGACCTGCTCACCGACCCCGGCCGGGCCGCGGCCACGGCGCCCGTGCTCGGGCCGGACGGCCTCGACGCCGACCCCGCGCCGCTGCGCGCCCTGCTGCTGGAGGCGGTGGGCGCCGACCCCGCGCTCGAGGAGCCGGTCGCGGGCACGCGGGGCAAGGAGGCCGCGGCGGCCCTGCGCATCGCCTACCGCCGCCAGCTCACCGCCCTCGCGCTGCGCGACCTGACCGACCCGGATCCACAGGGCCTCCAGCCCCGCGTCTCCGCCTGGCTCTCGGACCTGGCCGGGGCGGCGATCGAGGCCGCGCTCGCGGTGTCCCGGGCGGACGCCGCAGAGCAGTTCGGCGACGACGCCGCCCACGTCAGCCTCGCCGTGATCGGCATGGGCAAGTGCGGGGCCCGGGAGCTGAACTACATCTCGGACGTGGACGTGGTCTTCGCCCACTCCACGGACCTGGCGGACGGCCACCGCGCGGTGACCATCGCCACGGCCCTGGCCGCGGGGATCTCCCGCTACGTCACCGCCGCCGCCCCGGAGCCCGGCCTGTGGGAGGTGGACGCGAACCTGCGCCCGGAGGGCAAGGACGGGGCGCTGTCCCGCACGGTGGACTCCCATGCCGAGTACTACCGCCGCTGGGCGCACACGTGGGAGTTCCAGGCGCTGCTCAAGGCCCGGCCGCTGGCCGGCCTGCCCGCGCTCGGCCGGGACTACATCGAGACGATCTGGCCGCTCGTGTGGACCAGCTCGGAGCGCGAGGGCTTCGTCGCCTCGGTGCAGGGCATGCGCCGCCGCGTGCTGGACAACATCGCGCACCAGGACCGGGACCGGGAGATCAAGCTCGGCGCCGGGGGCCTGCGGGACGTGGAGTTCACCGTGCAGCTGCTCCAGCTCGTGCACGGCAAGACCGAGGAGTCCGTGCGCGTGCGCAACACGCAGGACGCCGTCCGGGCCCTCGAGCGGGCCTCCTACATCAGCCGCAAGGACGCCGGGTCCTTCGCCGCCGCCTACCGCTTCCTGCGCCTGCTCGAGCACCGGATCCAGCTCGTCCACCTGCGCCGCACCCACCTGATGCCCGAGCGGCCCCGCGCGCGCTGGGTGCTCGCGCGCGCGGCCCGGGGACCCGGCGGTCCCGGCCCCACGGACGCGGACGGGCTCACGGCGCTGTGGAGGCGCACCCGCAAGGACGTGCGGGCACTGCACGAGAAGATCTTCTACCGCCCGCTGCTGTCCACCACCGCGGCCCTGTCCGCGGACGAGGTCCGCCTCACCCCGGCGGCGGTCGCCGAGCGGCTCGCCGCGCTGGGCTACCTGGACCCGGCCGGCGCCGTCCGCCACATCGAGGCGCTGACCGCCGGGGTGTCCCGGCGCGCGTCGCTGCAGCGCCAGTTGCTGCCGGTCATGCTCGGCTGGCTCGCCAACGGCCCGGATCCCGACGGCGGCCTGCTCGCCTTCCGGCGGCTGTCCGAGTCCCTGGGCTCCTCGCCGTGGTTCCTGGGCATGCTGCGCGACTCCTCGGCCGCCGCCGAGCGGCTGTGCCAGGTCCTGTCCTCCTCGCGGTACATCAGCGACCTGCTCGAGCACCTGCCCGAGGCGGCCGCGTGGCTGGGCCGGGACCAGGAGCTGCGCCCGCTGTCCTTCGCCGCGCAGTGGCAGGAGATCCAGGCCAAGATGTCCCGCCACCCGGACGCGGACGAGGCGATGCGCCAGATCCGGCTCATCCGCCAGCGCGAGATCCTGCGCACCGCGATCGCGGACGCCGCCGGACTGCTGGACCAGGACGCCGTCGGGCACGCCCTGTCCGACGCCGACCAGGCCGCCGTCCTCGGCGCCCTGCGCGTGGCCGAGACGATGCTCGCCGCCCCGGGGGGCGCGGCCGACGGCCCGCGGACCGGGGCGCTGACGGACCTGCTGATCGTGGCGATGGGCCGCCAGGGCGGGCGCGAGATCGGCTACGGCTCGGACCTGGACGTGATGTTCGTGCACCGGCCCCGGCCGGGCGCCGACCCCGATGCGGCGCAGCGCCAGGCCGTCGAGCTGGCGCGCCAGGTCTCGGCGCTGCTGACGAAGCCCTGCCGGCCGCCCGTCATCGCCGAGCGCCCCCTCGTGGTGGACGCGGACCTGCGCCCGGAGGGCAAGAAGGGCCCGCTGGCCCGATCCCTGGAGTCCTACCAGGAGTACTACCGCCGGTGGGCGGACGTCTGGGAGGTCCAGGCGCTGCTGCGGGCCCGCCCGGTGGCCGGCAGCGAGGACCTCGCGGCGGCCTTCACCGCGTGGGCGGACACCGTGCGCTACGCGGGCGACCCGGGCCCGGCGGCCCTGCGCGAGATCCGGCGGATCAAGGCCCGCGTGGAGGCCGAGCGGCTACCGCGCGGGGCGGACCCCGCGCGGCACCTCAAGCTCGGCCGGGGCGGGCTGTCGGACGTCGAGTGGCTCGTGCAGACGCTGCAGTTGCGCCACGCCGCGGACCACCCCGCCCTGCGGACCACGGGCACCATGCAGGCCCTCGAGGCGCTCGTGCGGGAGGGGCTGCTGCCGGCCGGCGACGGCGAGGTGCTGCACCGGGCCTGGCAGCTGGCCTCGCGGATCCGCTCGGGGATCGTCGTGTGGTCCGGGAAGTCCTCGGACGTGCTCCCGGCCAAGCGCCAGGACCTGGAGGCGGTCGCCCGCTGGTGCGGCTACGAGCCCGGCGGGGCGGCCGGGCTGGAGGAGGACTACCTGCGCTGCACCCGGCACGCGCGGCAGGTGTTCGAGAAGCACTTCTACGGGGCCTGAGCCCGGGGAGAGCGGGCCCGCGGGAGGAGCTCAGCCGCGGGCGATGACGTGCTCGCCCAGCAGCTGCAGGGTCCGTCGCCGCGCCTCGAGGCCGGGGGCGGCGTTGGTGATGATCAGCTCGTCGGCCCCCACCCGCCCGCGGAACGCGTCGAGGTAGTCCCGGACGGTGTCCGGGGTGCCCACGGCCGTGTACCTCGTCATGGACAGCACCTGCTCGCCGGCGGGGGAGTGCATCAGCATCGTGACCTCGTCCTCGTCCAGGTCGCGTCCCCGGCCCAGCATCTGGCGGATGCGGAAGCGCTGGGAGAGCTCGAACAGGCGCTGGGCCTCCTCGGCCGTGTCCGCGGCGATGACGTTGAGCGCGGCGATGAAGTACGGCCCCGGACAGTCCTCCGAGGCCTCGAAGGACTCCCGGTACACGCGCGCGGCGTGCTCGAGCATCTGCGGGGCGAAGTGGGAGGCGAAGGCGTAGCCCAGGCCGAGGGCGGCGGCGAGCTGGGCGCCGTACTGGGAGGAACCGAGCACGAACAGCGGCACGTCGGTGCCCTTGCCGGGATAGGCGTCCACCCCGGGGATCAGCGACTCGCCCTTGAGGTAGCCCTGCAGCTCCTTGATGTCCCGGGGGAACGAGTCGGCCGCGGACGGGTCGCGGCGCAGCGCCATCAGGGTGCGCTGGTCGGTGCCGGGCGC
This genomic window from Citricoccus sp. SGAir0253 contains:
- the map gene encoding type I methionyl aminopeptidase, translating into MSEGPATSAPTATTPARSHNGPAPEGPAAGLPGSRAPLGALTPGVVGPGLPVPAHIPRPEYVGRATADEGRGSDVYDAEGIEGIRAAGRLAARAMQEAARHIAPGVTTAELDRVAHEYLVGHGAYPSCLGYKGFPKSICTSLNEVICHGIPDDTVLEDGDIVNLDITAYLDGFHGDHNMTFTVGTVDEESALLVERTHEAMMRGIKAVKPGREINVIGRAIESYAKRFGYGVVRDFIGHGVGREFHSGLVIPHYDAAPAHDRLMVPGMVFTIEPMITLGGIAWDQWDDGWTVVTRDRRRTAQFEHTLVVTDDGADILTLP
- a CDS encoding SPOR domain-containing protein, translating into MSEYWYNVVTKTVEEGPQSDWSRLLGPYATRAEAEQALAKVQANNERWDEREAEDAKWDNDPGNDAD
- the panB gene encoding 3-methyl-2-oxobutanoate hydroxymethyltransferase: MAENETAPYAAPTPSRYRTVHLQQAKDEGRRFAMLTTYDFQMAQVFDEAGVEVLLVGDSAANTMMGLPTTLPITLEQLAVYAGSVVRGARRAMVLCDMPFGSYELSPQQAAENAIRLVKETGVHGVKIEGGVRYAEHIALMTDAGVPVMAHTGFTPQSENVLGGYRVQGRGEGAAEAMIREATTLQDAGAFALLMEMVPGDVARRVDEALRIPTVGIGAGPGTTGQVLVWQDMLGLRSGRMPRFVKQYADLRSVVTGAVQDYRREVLEGTFPAPEHGFGA
- the glnA gene encoding type I glutamate--ammonia ligase, with translation MDRQQEFVLRTIEDRDVRFVRLWFTDVTGTLKSVALAPAEVEGAFAEGLGFDGSSIDGYTRIFESDMLLQPDPATFQILPWRGEEEPTSRMFCDVLTPDGEPSAADPRNVLRRQLARAADMGFTFYTHPEIEFYLLESKEPGPDGQPVPVDQAGYFDHEPGGVATDFRRHAVNMLESIGISVEFSHHESGPGQNEIDLRYADALQTADNIMTFRTVIKEVAQLQGNYATFMPKPFGDHAGSGMHTHFSLFEGDSNAFFEPSAEFHLSTTARRFIAGLLRHSVEITAITNQFVNSYKRLWGGGEAPAYVSWGHNNRSALVRVPLYKPDKAGSARVEYRGIDASANPYLTYAVLLAAGLKGIEEEYDLPEAAAEDVNALTATERRALGHEPLPGTLHDAVRIMEDSEFVAGVLGEQVFENFLRNKRQEWDEYRVKVTPYELQRYLGIL
- a CDS encoding bifunctional [glutamine synthetase] adenylyltransferase/[glutamine synthetase]-adenylyl-L-tyrosine phosphorylase translates to MSPSRPGPLGAARGAAPPDRSPAEADGFARGTLIATGFTDLDRVRGLLGARELAGLDREALVRVLADAPDPDQALLLFVRLLERAPAAAAVLQDADRALAMARLLGSSEALGEFLVRRPDHVDLLTDPGRAAATAPVLGPDGLDADPAPLRALLLEAVGADPALEEPVAGTRGKEAAAALRIAYRRQLTALALRDLTDPDPQGLQPRVSAWLSDLAGAAIEAALAVSRADAAEQFGDDAAHVSLAVIGMGKCGARELNYISDVDVVFAHSTDLADGHRAVTIATALAAGISRYVTAAAPEPGLWEVDANLRPEGKDGALSRTVDSHAEYYRRWAHTWEFQALLKARPLAGLPALGRDYIETIWPLVWTSSEREGFVASVQGMRRRVLDNIAHQDRDREIKLGAGGLRDVEFTVQLLQLVHGKTEESVRVRNTQDAVRALERASYISRKDAGSFAAAYRFLRLLEHRIQLVHLRRTHLMPERPRARWVLARAARGPGGPGPTDADGLTALWRRTRKDVRALHEKIFYRPLLSTTAALSADEVRLTPAAVAERLAALGYLDPAGAVRHIEALTAGVSRRASLQRQLLPVMLGWLANGPDPDGGLLAFRRLSESLGSSPWFLGMLRDSSAAAERLCQVLSSSRYISDLLEHLPEAAAWLGRDQELRPLSFAAQWQEIQAKMSRHPDADEAMRQIRLIRQREILRTAIADAAGLLDQDAVGHALSDADQAAVLGALRVAETMLAAPGGAADGPRTGALTDLLIVAMGRQGGREIGYGSDLDVMFVHRPRPGADPDAAQRQAVELARQVSALLTKPCRPPVIAERPLVVDADLRPEGKKGPLARSLESYQEYYRRWADVWEVQALLRARPVAGSEDLAAAFTAWADTVRYAGDPGPAALREIRRIKARVEAERLPRGADPARHLKLGRGGLSDVEWLVQTLQLRHAADHPALRTTGTMQALEALVREGLLPAGDGEVLHRAWQLASRIRSGIVVWSGKSSDVLPAKRQDLEAVARWCGYEPGGAAGLEEDYLRCTRHARQVFEKHFYGA
- a CDS encoding LLM class flavin-dependent oxidoreductase gives rise to the protein MSYPLSVLDLSTVLPGQPVAEAVAASVELARTAEEQGFTRIWFAEHHNFPSIASSATAVLLAHVAAHTASIRLGSGGIMLPNHSPLVVAEQFGTLAELHPGRIDLGLGRAPGTDQRTLMALRRDPSAADSFPRDIKELQGYLKGESLIPGVDAYPGKGTDVPLFVLGSSQYGAQLAAALGLGYAFASHFAPQMLEHAARVYRESFEASEDCPGPYFIAALNVIAADTAEEAQRLFELSQRFRIRQMLGRGRDLDEDEVTMLMHSPAGEQVLSMTRYTAVGTPDTVRDYLDAFRGRVGADELIITNAAPGLEARRRTLQLLGEHVIARG